The Hippocampus zosterae strain Florida chromosome 10, ASM2543408v3, whole genome shotgun sequence genome contains the following window.
CATACCAAAAACGTATGAGCACATAAGCTTTGTTGAAGCCTCTCACCATGTCGTGAGGATAAAATGTGTGTGCGAAAAGATGCCTTTTTGTGCCATTGATGTGGAGGTTATGTTGACGCAAGCATTACATTGTAAATGGAGGTGTTGATAAGTGCCAGGAATCGATCATTCAATCAATCATGGGTTTTAATGTGTCACAGTGAAGAGGAAGAAGGCCATCCTGTCAGACAGCGAGGAAGACGAAGAGACAGAAAAACCAGGTGAGACAAGGACAGCCGACACGGCTGCATTTTTTGCAAGTCGTCAGAccttttttcttaaaatattactttttgTCACATGAAATCATTTGTTAACTTAagcaaatgataaaataaaataatttgtaaatttgaaaaaacatttattattcaAAGAAACTATTTTACTTCCACATTGTTAAATTTTTTAAACCTCATCTCTAAATGACCTGGCCCAGATGTTggttttaaaatacaaagtgTCTCATTCTGCTCTCGTTGTATTGTCAGCTGTTAAGAGGAGTCGAGCGGTTTCCGACGATGACAACTCCGACAGCGACGCCGAGTCGGGCGGAATCGATAAGAGCATGGCGGCCAAGCTCCGGGAGCTGGGTTCCGACAGCGGCAGCGATGAGGACGACCGCTCCAAGGGCGCGGCAGAGACTAAAGATGAGAAGGCGCTGTTTGGGAGCGACAGTGACGATGACGACAACCAGGAAGAGTGAGTGCGTCATAATGTTCTGTACAATGGACACATGGAGTGAgcaaaaatataaaagcaaCGCTTTTATTTCTGCTCACATTTTTCATGCGGTGAAGTCAACGGTGTAAGAGTTTtagccttttttccccccaaatattGTTCTCAAATCTGTGTTTGTGAAAACGTCTCCTTTGCCGAGATAGTCCATTCATCTCCTAGGTGTTTATACGTTGATTGggggtgaaaatgtgtttttagtaaCATAATTTGTGTTTTCTAACAGCTGAAAGTTAAAATTGACTAACTTggtaattgtattttatttatttttttaaggccaTATGCCACAGTACTATAAACAAGTGAACTCTGGTGCACGTTAGTTCACTTTCAGCTTGAATGTTTAGatgacacaacaaaaaaaaaagactgcaaaaGCATAGTAATCACAAATATGAATGGAAGGATTTTGCAGTTTCGAAACAGCTAGCAAGATTCGGATGTAGCCTCAATTCACTCAGGTGAGATTGTTTCTTAAAGCGAAACCCCCCGCCCTGCAAACTCCTCTTTTAACAGTAATAGTTCGCAAATGCTTTGTACAAATGGCTTCTCTCAatctgtgtgtgagtgagcactacagatgggtttttttttcctcaccaagATTTCCAGGATGTCTTGCCTCATTAATACTGGCAAATAAAACAATGTTAACAATATTGAATGGTACtaacatggtttttgtttggacAATGCATTTGGTCACACAATGCATTTTCACTTCAGATGATTTGATATCTGTGACCTCTTCCTTGTGTATTGCAGGAAAATGATCGCAGACATCTTCGGAGAGTCtggtgatgaagaggaggaagagttcACGGTGAGTACGAATGTTCACGTGCAACACATCTACACATTGTAttccaagaatttttttttgtttcattataaACATTATACTTGgttgtttatgaacagaattaaCACATCGGAAATTTGGTGAAAGTAGCAGAGAAGTTCACTGACGGCTATAGAGCGCTCAGTGTTGGTATGTGAGTCAAGTCTCTCGAAATCAAAAATGAGCTTCAAAATCATCACTTCCATAAattcatttaccgtattttatttctgcatttCCCCCACATGAAAGGTAttagaaaatgtaaaaagtctTAATGCAAAGTGTCAATTTTAAATTTCAACAATTCTTTGTTAAAGGACGTTACTTTGATGAGAATCCTAATCAAGGTGCAGATAAATGCTCTTTTGTGACTATTTATCATTTTGTTCACAGTTGTCTCTTATTTTGTGTGCCTTAATTTGGAGAGAGCAAAAGATGCTACAGCTAACGCTACATCTGTGTTTGGATGCACAGGGTTTCAACCAAGAAGACCTGGAGGGCGACAAGAAGGAGGTCAAGGAGAAGCAAAAAGAGATGGAGGACTCGGACTCTGATGAGGGCATCCGCCGCGGAGGCCAAGAGTAggtgttttacacacacacacacacacacgtgttgaTCAGGCCTGTCCAAAGTCCGCCCAAGGAGCCATTTGTGTCCTGCCGCATAttgcaataataatataattggACAGTGTAGTACACTTTGTGGTCGACTTTTTAGTACAGCCGCCTAACGCTTTGATCATGTGTGTATTCAGTTCCAGCTtcatgtctgactttgacatcaTGCTGGCGCGCAAAAAGGCCTTGAGCGGCAAGCGGCGGCGCCACCGAGACGGCGGGACGTTCATCAGCGACGCAGATGACGTGGTCAGCGCCATGATCATCAAGATGAACGAGGCCGCTGAGGTCTGACCAGGAAACATGTACAAACACAACTATAAACCGCTTCCACTTATTCGTAATTCCaccttcattttgttgttcttgtttcagGAGGACAGAACACTGAACAGTGCCAAGAAACCAGCCCTGAAGAAGCTTACTCTGCTGCCTCAAGTGGTCATGCACCTAAAAAAgtagattttttatttatttatacaatacaatacatgctgatttatagagcgctttcacaacagcggcagctgtaacaaagcgctgaacaataataacataataatagttcaaataataaacacaacacataacataaaagacggacagtcgtgcagtcctaaccacttttccgtcacacgctttgttatttgaagcagtttgagatgaaagaggagagaatcaaagtgtcctttaaccagtggatcagagacgtcatgctcaaaatgtgcatacgtcggctacaagctaagtttcaaagtcagcaagaagTTGAACTTAAGAGTGAATGGATCGGCGATACGTGACTATATATGCCCACCACTTTGCATCGTTTGTAGGTGTCGACAAATGGCTTTTGAGTTTTAAGTTGCGCTTAGAGGGATGGAGTGGCCAACTGTATTTACTGACCTTTTATTTCAAAAGTTGGGTTAGTTGGTACATTTGTAAATGGGGAACTGCAAACGGGTGCTGGTTCCCTGTAAATTGATGATAGATATATCATCCAAACCCAAAGTCCTGTTGTGTGCTTACTCAGGCAGGACCTGAAGGAGACGTTCATCGACAGTGGTGTCATGTCGGCCATCAAAGAGTGGATCAGCCCGCTTCCTGACAAGTCCCTGCCGGCACTGCGGATCCGAGAGGAGCTGCTCAGGGTCTTGCAGGAAGTGAGTACCGAGGCATGATATTGTGCTCTAAAATGTTATAACTGAGTGCTCACAAGGAGCTGGGATTGGAACcatgaacctcagaactgtgggaCAGATGTGCTAACCGCTAATCACCACCCCTAGATGGGAGCAAAACGTTGGATTTGACTATTAAGGCCTGCACTGTGACCTGGTTACCTTACAAATCCAACACTTTTTGATCTGATCTGTTTGCCTTCAGCTGCCCAGCGTCAGTCAGGAGACACTGAAACACAGCGGGATTGGTCGCGCCGTCATGTTCCTGTACAAGCACCCCAAAGAGTCCAGATCTAACAAAGACCTGGCCCTCAAGCTCATTAGTAAGCACGCCTCATGACGCAGCCGACTACTTGTTCCTCCTTCTTCATCTTCCCGTCAACCTCACTTCCTGTTGTTGCGTCACAGACGAATGGTCACGGCCCATCTTTGGCCTGACGTCGAACTACAAAGGAATGACACGAGAGGAGCGGCAGCAGCGTGACCTGGACCAGCAGATGCCTCAGCGCAGGCGACTCAGGTAGCCACGGTGCTTACTTCCTGTTTCTCGGCTGCACTTCCTTTCACCTGTAACACGCTAACTAGCTAGATTCCTatcgtcatcgtcatcgtcatcatcatcatcgtcgtcatcatcatcatcatcatcgtggtCTACGCTCCACTAGGGCTGGGCCTTGGAATCACTGTTTCTATTTAATTTGCTTCAGTTCTCCTGGTTAACCCCCTAAAGCAGTAATTTGCATAAAATTGGAACCCCAGGCATAGTCTTAAATTGTGGCCACAATATACAGGGTGAGCCGTAAGTTTTCATCCATAGCAACATGTATaatggttttatttttcatgtttgacATGCCctggaacagctttgacaatgCTCTTGTCAAAAAGGTTCCAACGTGTTCATAGGGATACGTTGCTTCTGCAACGTATCAACGGGCATCATGACTTTGGCAACGTTCAGCGTCATTGATTTCCTTCCACCAGGCTCATTTCTGGTCATCCTGCAAAACAATTAGTAAATGATTCTACTCATTACATCTGTCTGTCTGCGGGACGTAAAGTTGCTATTTATAAGCAGTGGTCGGAAATGTGCAAAATATGACAACCAATTGACTATCCGCAACTGATGTACATGTTCAAATGAAGTAAATCCAAAGGATATTTTTTCAATGAGGCAAGCTTTCAACTACAAGGAGATGATGGGGTGGGACCATTAAAAAGTAATTCGTGCTGACAAATAAACCCGAAATAATCGATCAAATGGATACTACGCCCAGCCCTACTTTCCATTGTCTGCTCTCCTCTCTTCTTCGCTCGTCCAGCTCCTCCCTCCTTATCCTCTTTTCCTactcatcctcttcttcatccttgTCAGTCAGCTTCAGAAGGTGGAGAGGGTGGAGGAACCGGATGTCTTCTCTCCACCTAGCAGGTTCTCTCATCGCTATGATCCCGCATGTTACACGTGAAGAAGATGTGATCCACTCACTCACTCGACTTGCTTGTTCTCATTCCCTCGCTTTATTTGGAACTCAGGATGTGCTTACATGTGAATTTACGGTGCCCCAAATAGTGACATTTACAATGTTTGTAGAACTCCAAATTGGATGTGTCTTGAAGTGTGAGGTCAGGGGTAGCACTGTACTAACTGTTTGGTATCTCTGATTCATTAGGTGTGTTGTTGCTTGTTCTCCAACACACGTATAGTTAAtgaaaaggaacaaacaaaaatatttccgttcaccaaataaattacaatttgaaaaccttttttaaaaatggaaactTAACTGAAACTACACCGTATGTTCATAAAGATCATGACATGAGCTTTTGAGGTTCATTTGAATTGCATTACCGGTAATTTTGGTATTGCTCGACAGCCGTACAGAAAAAGGAAGGCCAAGAATTCTACTGTGAACAATTTTTTTGAACAATATTTAgtgatgatttatttatttagttatttttctcTTGCACTCGACAAATAACTATTTGTCaagaaaactaaaactaataacaatctaaacaaacaaaaaaatcacgcaTTTGCGGGGTAACAAACCCGCTctgaaaattaattaaaactaCCGGTAACTGAATTTAAAACGTCACAGCCAAATGAAAACTTAGTATAATGACCAATCTAAAACTGCTGCTCTCCTAGCACACTAGTCTCGACCATCGCAAGTCTGTGATATTAGAGCAACTACTGTACAATGCAGCCTTGGTTTGCGTGAATAATCCCTTCCGAAAAAGTCTGACTtcaaccaaataaaaaaaattaaagcaataTGTCCCATAGGAAATGAATCCATTCGGGACATTCCATTCTAGAcacccaaaaatataaataagaaccATACTTATTAGCATGGGTCTTTACCTCTTTTAAAATGGGCAATAACAAAATCATTCCAGCATAACACAAAtataatgacattcaaacatcaccgccaacaaaaaaataaaaataaaaaagatacaCTGAGGATCATTAATATGTTCTCATATCTGACCTCGGACAAGGAGCAAAAAAGTGAGTCAAACTATTTTTACTTCTGTGACTTCCAAGTTATTTTCTTGACTATTATGAAGTGTCACTATTGTAAAGAATTGCATTTCTAAAAAAGTAGATATAAAagcatatatttttgaaaatatatacagtaccatTAGTAGACTTAATAGTCGTAGTTTTGGGCGCTCGCATCCACTGGGAAACGCGTTCCTTTCGAACACGATTTTCAACACAATACTTGGAGCAAAACGGAGGTTCTGCTGTTAAGTCAAGGTGCTCCAAAGGCTGAAGCACAACCTTCATATTGTTAGTATTGTTGGTGGTTCCAAAAGGGTcccgtttgtttgtgtgtgacgtCACACCGGCTGATTTGCGTTGGGACAATAACCGCATGAGATTTGGATGGAGCAGATCCGGTCATGCGCACATCCATGCCGACCTCgtcttcttccttctttgtcTCTGCAGTTCTGGAGGACTGACTCCCCGTCGAGACCTGGAGAAACAGCTGACGGGAGAGGAGAAGTAAGTTTAGTGGAGAAGATTCTGCTACAAGTGTTGTTTGAGTGTGATCTGGGCCAGTCTTGTTTGAATGTGAAGTGATgatactattttatttatttataattagaGGCGCCAGGTAACTTTTCgagatgtttggttttttttttgcgctgattcTCAATctgccctccttttttgtttagcacatcaggttttcatagtGATGATATAAGTAATGTGGAATATATTTAgcaagaaataaaaattaagGGTTATGTTCAGCAAAAGGTAGATGACAATTAAGACATTGAAATGATGAAGTCTTACTTACTTGACTTACTTGTCTTGTCttactggactggtctacaaacacggacaccctgattagaaaaggacagagccgactcttcctactcaggaaactgaggtcttttggggttcaggggtcactccttaagacgttctataactcggtggtggcctcggccatccattatggcattgtctgctggtcaggcagcatctcggcccgggacagaaagagactggagcgactggtcaggaaggccagttctgtcctgggttgctcccttgacactctggaggaggtgggcaacagaaggatgctaactaagctaaaagctatgatggccagtccctcccaccccctccagcccgccctgacagcacttggtagctccttcagccagagactgttacacccgtgctgcaagaaggagagataccgacgctcgttcctaccgactgctgtcaggctgatgaataaaaaataacaatcataataataataataatttttatccatttgtgttcatattgtatttaattgaaagatgtttgttgttttttttttctctttctcctttcttctttctacatacattcttgctgctggaggctgtaaatttccccattgtgggacgaataaaggatatcttatcttacaaaaATGTGCTCATGTCCACAGAGCGCTCCGACCAGGCGACCCGGGCTTTTGCGCCAGGGCTCGAGTCCCGATGCCCTCCAATAAAGACTACGTTGTCCGGCCCAAATGGAACGTGGAGATGGAGTCCAGCAGGGTGAGTGATCGTGTTTTGCAACCTTttgcaattttagttttttgctCTTCAGTAGAGATTTGTTAACTATAAGGCCATCACTGATGAATTGCAAGTAAAGGAGTTAATATCACTGACTTGCCGTGTTTCTACCCAGGGTCCCGTTAAGAAGGGGATGTCCCGGGTGGACAAGCAGATGCGTCGTTTTGCAGACATCCGCCGCCTCACCAAGCCGGGACACGCCGTGAAAATCAGCGTGGAGGGAAATCGCATGCCACTCTGATTTTTAACCGCTATAGCAGAtgtgtcaaactctggtcctcgAAGGGCATCTCCTGCCTGTTGTAGATTCTCCTCCGTTCTCCaagacacctgattcaaatgatcagctctgcagaagcctgatatcGATGCTgttcatttaaatcaggtgtatCGCAACagggagatggaaaacatgcggcACGGCAGCCCTCCAGAACCGGTGTTTTACATCAATCCTCTGTaggaattattttcttttcttctctcactttattattattattattttttatgtcgGGTGCAGCTCTACACTCTGTTGCCGTTTTTAATTCTCATCCGGGAGGACCATCTGCTTGGTCGCACAGTCTCAGTTGTCGCCAACATAAGTTAAAACATGTCCTCTTTTCTAACAGATGAGTGTCAAATCATGGTCAAAAGCGAGATACACAAATTAAATCATCAGTGTTGTCACTCTCTGCTGCTGCTCCAGTCAGGCCTCCTCAACTAATGCTGATGTCTCAGCGTGTCCAGGGTCAGTTTGTAGAGCCTGGATGTGCACTGTCCTGCTGTGGGTCCAGGATAAttttctaaataaaacaaaacctaCTGTCATTGTGTTCTCACTCATGCTTAATTGACATCATTGTCGTGATAATATGATCTGTTCATGTCTTGAAAGATGGGAGACTTAAGATGAATAGGTTGTTTATGTGGGAGATTGTATGCGTGACGTCATCACACCCAAACGAATTGCGGTTATGGCGAGAGAACGGCGACGGTTGCGTTGCGTGAAACAAGGAAATGGCGGCGAAATGGTGAGAAACCTGCATAATCTTTCCCACCGCCTTCGAGTGAAACACATCAGGAGAACCAACGTGAATCGTCACGGGGAGCACGTTCTAAGTGGATTCAAAGAGGGAATGCAAGGCACAAAAGTCTAAACACCGAGCATCATGACGTTTTCACAACGGTAAATGAGGGGCGATTCGATAACTGGTGCTGACAACTTGCTCGGAATGTCTGCTAAAGAAAATATTCGGCCACCTTAAGTTGGACATTTAGCAAATTTGTGTAGTACGTGAATATATCCGTTCAGGTTTAGACGGCTGCGTCATATGCGATTAAATATCACATCTGAGGTATTTCCTTCCGACAACCAATCGAGGTACTTTGTGACGTTTAAAAAGTAGCAGCCATTGGGAAAGGCGTCACCAATGTTAGTTTTTACTTTTTAGCATTGTTTCGTCTAAATAGTGTAGTCATCCACATTAATAAAATCCGAAAAAGTATTAACCCTACAAACAAAATTAGAATAATCAACGGTGCTACTCCCTGGTGTCATTCACGAGGCCACGCCCATTTAAGAGACATCCAACACACATGCTACAATGGCTACAGTAATTACACTGAACAAAACCCGTTTTCTTTTACATTCTTTAATGTTTTCATCGAATACAGTActctttgtttattaaaaacataacaaaatgtgGCGTTTTGAGAAacagaaacacatttcaaaacatttattttgtgtttaaaggagagaaaaaaagttgtttcacTGCTTGCCTTCCGGGTGCATCGATTGACGTGTGGAGTATTGCAGCGACTGATTGACTGCAGCCTGTGATGAGGGTCGGAGCATACGTGCAGTACCTTGTCCAGATATGCAGCGTCTTAGCCTCTTCTGTTTGGGAGGTGTCTCATTCCTATCCTGTCCATAGGAGGAAGGCTGAGGCGTCGCCGTGGCAAATCAGTCACTCTGTGACACAAATGTCATCTATATTTCCATGTCATCACTATTGTGATCGGTATCGGTCAATCGGTATGGACATCTTAATCATCAACATCTTgtgttctttcattcattcatcttccgagccgcttgatcctcactagggtcgcggggggtgctggagcctatcccagctgtcttcgggcagtaggcgggggacaccctgaatcggctgccagccaatcgcagggcacacagaaacgaacaaccattcacactcacactcacacctagggacaatttagagcgtccaatcagcctgccacgcatgtttttggaatgtgggaggaagccggagcacccggagaaaacccatgcaggcccggggagaacttgcaaactccacacagggaggccggagctggaatcgaacccggtacctctgcactgtgaagccgacgtgctaaccactggactaccgggccgccctcttgtgttcatattgtatttaattgaaagatgttggttgtttttttttcttctctttctcctttcttttatatatatatatatatatatatatatatatatacatacatacatacatacatacatatatatatatatatatatatatatatatatatgtatgtatgtatgtacacacacacacacacacacacacaaacacatagagTATATCTAACACAATataacacacatatatatataaacatttttCCCATGAGATCAGGACTGTAGCTTaatctcattttcttttcagtatGTTCTGACCTGTTCCTGTTTGCCGCATGTTTGGTGTTGATGGCGCCGGCGGACAGCCGATCCAGCAGCGACGCGTTCCCGATGAGATTCGCCTTCTTCCTGGGCTCTGTCACGTCGTTCTCCGCCTTCGCTCTGTGATCTGGCCGGAGCATTTTGGTCCCGCTTGGGTGAGCTAATGCGGCGGGCCTCGACATTGTCGACGCGTCGGCGTCAACATGCTGCAAATGCCAACACAGATGGGGGGTGAATCAGGCTAGTTTGAGGTGTACCACATAGACAAAATTATTGGGGCACGTAGAGTTCCTTCTTCCCTTATGGCGAGAACAACTTCAACACtgggagaattaaaaaaaaatgcaataagaACACATTTGCTAAAATCACCATACATTGTTCATATTATGCTATTATGTGAAACACAGACTATGTGTATTATTTACAACAATCATTTTTAACATGGtacgaaagaaagaaatatccaatatgcaacactttattgCTCTCAATCTCGTATTGACAGTTTCAAGTGACA
Protein-coding sequences here:
- the LOC127608437 gene encoding protein IWS1 homolog, coding for SVLKIFYSTDGGGTPVQDEHQTSDCEDSNKHHSGDEGSNDEEPSYNKRRYDSDSDNDVRRGGDSDSEAEVPGHHGDSDQGSDSEAEAPVPHNDQGSDSDVDAPVRHHDQGSDSESEAPIRPNVQGSDSEAEAPVQRNVHGSDSEAEAPVPHNDMGSDSDMEAPVRHHDQGSDSEAEAPIHPNVQGSDSEADAPVHRNVQGSDSEAERPKPVDSDDDDGSVGKHRISVSEDEMPFKNGASDNKEREVSSPVKHRGSSSDMEEDRGKTAAAQGDTDHKGAKAKASTDSDSDTEMAAGPMAAVKDSTDESGVRQGESEKRGRGKWKAVMRSDSEDDEEDGSDGRKNAANVVGSDGEAQATQKTSDYSHDDDDEQPVKRKKAILSDSEEDEETEKPAVKRSRAVSDDDNSDSDAESGGIDKSMAAKLRELGSDSGSDEDDRSKGAAETKDEKALFGSDSDDDDNQEEKMIADIFGESGDEEEEEFTGFNQEDLEGDKKEVKEKQKEMEDSDSDEGIRRGGQDSSFMSDFDIMLARKKALSGKRRRHRDGGTFISDADDVVSAMIIKMNEAAEEDRTLNSAKKPALKKLTLLPQVVMHLKKQDLKETFIDSGVMSAIKEWISPLPDKSLPALRIREELLRVLQELPSVSQETLKHSGIGRAVMFLYKHPKESRSNKDLALKLINEWSRPIFGLTSNYKGMTREERQQRDLDQQMPQRRRLSSGGLTPRRDLEKQLTGEEKALRPGDPGFCARARVPMPSNKDYVVRPKWNVEMESSRGPVKKGMSRVDKQMRRFADIRRLTKPGHAVKISVEGNRMPL
- the ostn gene encoding LOW QUALITY PROTEIN: osteocrin (The sequence of the model RefSeq protein was modified relative to this genomic sequence to represent the inferred CDS: inserted 1 base in 1 codon); translation: MLHSGKGVQEVMSHGRLHIGXDRQTVAIKPDIKSAHGNRQEDTVKMDLWCSLLFICLLSINVPDCNTRELTHVDADASTMSRPAALAHPSGTKMLRPDHRAKAENDVTEPRKKANLIGNASLLDRLSAGAINTKHAANRNRVTDLPRRRLSLPPMDRIGMRHLPNRRG